GAAGCAAAAGTTAAGAAGCCAGTTTGAATTAGTATCAATCCGTACCCAAGCCGTTACGCAAGAACGTAAAGAAAGCATCATTTTATATGGCCTCATTTTAATTGTACTAATGAATATTGCCGTGCTTATCTTACTTAATTACCAAAATAGCAAAGTCACACGGCATATATTGGCTATCAATAAGGTACTGGTGAAAGTTGCCAAGCTTGAAGATTTTAGCCTAAGGGTGAATATTGACGGTAATGATGAAATTGCACAAATTGCTCATCAACTCGATGACTTATTAGCATTTATTGAAACCTTACTAGCGCGGCTGAGCGCAGCACAGCAACGCTTAATCGAAGAAGCCAAAATGGCGAGCTTAGGAAATATGGTAAGTGGCTTTGCTCATGAGTTAAATACGCCGCTTGGTGTTGCTATTACCAGCCAATCGCATTTAAAAGAGCAAGTTGCTACACTAAAATCGCAACTTGAACTTGGTAAGTTACAGCGACAAACCTTAACGACACTAATTACTGAGGCAGAAGCAGCATTATATTTATTAGAAAATAATCTGCATCGCACAGCTTCGCTGGTTGATGACTTTAAGCTAGTGGCCGTGAATCGAGAGTTTGAAGAAAAGAGCTCTTTCAACCTCAAGCATTTGGTTAAAAATGTCTTTGATTGCTACCAATCAGAGTTAAACCATGATGAGTATGCCATTGAGCTCGAAATCCCAGACAATTTAGTGTTGAACAGTTACCCATCCGTGTTTAGTCAAGTTGTTGGTTACAGTATTAATAATTGTATCAAGCATGCCAAGATTGACGGGCAAAAGCTCAATATTGTGGTATCTACCGTGTTAATTAACGATTATATCCATTTTTATTTTAAAGATGATGGCGCGGGAATAGATAAAGAGCTATTACCTGCCATTTTTGAACCTTTTGTTACTTCAAAGCGTTTTTCGGGTGGTACAGGACTGGGCTTGAGCATTGTGTATAACTTAGTAACGCAGAAGCTGAAGGGTGAAATCAAAATGCAAAGCCCAGCGCATGGCGGTGCCTGCTTGCATATTATTTTAACCGGAACAGAATTTAATTTTACAGAAGAGTAACCTGAGGGCGGAATAACAACTCGTTCTCTAGCGGCCATTATTTCTGATACCGATTTGCTTCTCCAAATACAGCTTATGTAATTGAAATAAAAAACCAGCATGATTGAGCATGCTGGCTTTCATTAAGTATATTGATAGTAGGAGTTAGCCTTTTTTGCTCGCTACCCACTCATCAACAAATGATTCAAGCACGTTTAGTGGAACCGGGCCATTTTTCAGTACGACGTCGTGGAACTCACGAATATCAAACTTATCACCCAGTTCTTTTTTAGCGGCTTCGCGAAGTTCTAGGATCTTCAACATCCCCACTTTGTATGCTGTCGCCTGTGAAGGCATAACAATATGGCGCTCTACCATCTTCACAGCGTCTGACTTAGCGTTGGGTGTGTTGTTTACGTAGTAATCAATACCTTCTTGACGTGTCCACTTCATTGCGTGGATCCCCGTATCTACCACTAAGCGGCACGCACGCCATAATTCCATCGCTAAGCGACCAAAATCTGAATAGGGGTCTTCGTATAACCCCATTTCTTTTGGTACAAGCTCAGAATATAAGCCCCAACCTTCGATGTATGCAGTGTAGCCACCAAACTTACGGAATTTAGGCATATCTTCTAGCTCTTGAGCAATCGCGATCTGCATGTGGTGACCAGGAATACCTTCATGATAAGCCAAGGCTTCCATTTGGTAAGTAGGCATGGCTTCCATATCGTAAAGGTTTGCATAGTATACACCAGGACGTGAGCCGTCAGGTGCGGGTTGCTGGTAGAAAGCTTTACCGGCTGATTTTTCGCGGAATGCCTCTACGCGTTTTACTATCATGTCTGCTTTTGGCTTAACGATAAACAACTCATCCAAGCGTGACTTCATATTATCGATCATCGCTTTCGCTTCGGCCAAATATTGTGCCTTACCAGCTTCTGTATTTGGAAGGTAGAACTGCTTGTCGGTTCTCATAAACTCCATAAAGGCTTTTAAATCGCCTTTGAAGCCCACTTTTTCTTTGATTGCTCGCATTTCGTTATGAATACGTGCCACTTCAGATAAACCGATTTCGTGAATTTCTTCAGCGCTTAGCGCTGTGGTTGTCGTGCGGGCTAGGGCGTTATTATAAAATTTCTCGCCATTAGGAAATTTCCATGCACCGTCACGCTTGTCTGCTTTTTTCTCAAGTTTATGTAGGTAACCAATCAACTTGTTATAAGCAGGTTTTACTGCTGTTGTTAGCGCGTCTGTTGCTTCTTTTACCAGTGCCGATTTCTCGTCTTCACTGATTTCAAGAGTTGCTACTTTGCGTTTGAAATCTGCCAGTAATGTTGAGTCGTCACCTGCTGCAAATGGCGCACCTTTGATGATATTTTCACTTGACTCAATGACGTGAGGGAAAACGAATTTCGGTGCAATAATACCTTTATCTGCACGCGCTTTTAAGTCGATGATGAGCTGATCAAATACAGCCGGTACGCCGTTTAAACGTGAGATATACGCTTTGGCATCTTTCACATCGGTAATTTGATGTTGGTTGATTAAAAATGCAGGCACCATTGAGTGTGTACCATACATCTGATTTACTGGATAAGAATGGTAACGCCATTTAAAATCTGCGATGGTGTTTTCAAGGCCTTGCTTGAATAAATCGTAGCTCACTTGCGTATTGGCATCTAGCTTACTGCGATCAATTGCATTAAGCGCAGCTAAGTCTTGTTTCGTCAGCTCAAGATCTTCAAGTTGGCGCGCTTCGCTGCCGTCATCCCACTTGTCGTAGTCTTGTTTGATACCCATATAAGTTTGGTAAACTGGGCTACGCATTACGCCACGGGTAAACGACGCTTCAAAAAGTGCGTTCGCCTTTTCAACTTCACTTTTTACGACTTGTTGTTCAGCTTTTTGAGCTGGTGCTGGAGAGTGTGTGGTTTGTTGACAGCCAGCAAAAAGCGCGACGCTTACCGCTGCTGCTAAAATGGTTAATTTACGCATTTTATACCCTTTTATTATATGTTGCCGAATGGCGGTTTTCATGCGGGTTGCAGTGAATATTACCCGCATAATTTCTATATTAAACAAATAACTCTAGCAGATCATTGAGGTATCGGTGGCCTTTATTTGTAACTAGCCATGAATCATTGGTTTCCTCAATCAAACCCTTATCTACGGCCTCAGCAATTTGCGTCGCAATAGCGCTAAGTTCAAGGCCAGTGTAGTCAATAAACTGTTGTTTTGATGCGGCAGTTTTTAAACGGAATACATTCATAAAAAACTCAAATGGCCTGTCATCGCTTGCAACATGCCACTGCTCATATAAATAGGGTTTACTCAGATCCATATAGCCGCGAGGATGCTTTACTTTTACGGTTCTTAGGATCTGTTGCTGCTCAGGCAAAGTGATTTTGCCATGCGCACCACAGCCGATCCCGAGATAATCGCCAAATTGCCAATAATTCAAGTTATGTCGACATTGAAATCCCGCTTTGGCATAGCCTGAGATCTCATATTGCTGATAGCCGTGCTCCGCAAGTAATGCCTGACCTTGTTCTTGGATGTCCCACAGTGTTTCATCCTCAGGTAAAACCGGAGGCTTAGAGGCAAACTGCGTATTTGGTTCAATGGTTAATTGATACCAAGAAAGGTGTGGCGGTGCCATTGCAATGGCTTTTTCTAAATCACTTAAGGCATCGCTAAC
This genomic interval from Pseudoalteromonas galatheae contains the following:
- a CDS encoding sensor histidine kinase — encoded protein: MQLKQSVLFFKIAAFTSAIVIIFVSWFLYYEVSRSARLTAQLSHVQTALQRTMDQEEHILIRVKKEHVSAIPQLKYSYQDSFSNLLNSMANEEDLLPLLLTLNELSKAYFAKLDELIRLYEQLGYDENAGIYGEFRRSAHALQDRISGKAMPQLEIAVLELRRREKDFLLRSDLSYLQQHEQLVKHAEQLIKSNALSEEISNLLKRYDAGFASYVTILRKLGLHDGEGVRAELFTEKQKLRSQFELVSIRTQAVTQERKESIILYGLILIVLMNIAVLILLNYQNSKVTRHILAINKVLVKVAKLEDFSLRVNIDGNDEIAQIAHQLDDLLAFIETLLARLSAAQQRLIEEAKMASLGNMVSGFAHELNTPLGVAITSQSHLKEQVATLKSQLELGKLQRQTLTTLITEAEAALYLLENNLHRTASLVDDFKLVAVNREFEEKSSFNLKHLVKNVFDCYQSELNHDEYAIELEIPDNLVLNSYPSVFSQVVGYSINNCIKHAKIDGQKLNIVVSTVLINDYIHFYFKDDGAGIDKELLPAIFEPFVTSKRFSGGTGLGLSIVYNLVTQKLKGEIKMQSPAHGGACLHIILTGTEFNFTEE
- a CDS encoding DUF885 domain-containing protein; this translates as MRKLTILAAAVSVALFAGCQQTTHSPAPAQKAEQQVVKSEVEKANALFEASFTRGVMRSPVYQTYMGIKQDYDKWDDGSEARQLEDLELTKQDLAALNAIDRSKLDANTQVSYDLFKQGLENTIADFKWRYHSYPVNQMYGTHSMVPAFLINQHQITDVKDAKAYISRLNGVPAVFDQLIIDLKARADKGIIAPKFVFPHVIESSENIIKGAPFAAGDDSTLLADFKRKVATLEISEDEKSALVKEATDALTTAVKPAYNKLIGYLHKLEKKADKRDGAWKFPNGEKFYNNALARTTTTALSAEEIHEIGLSEVARIHNEMRAIKEKVGFKGDLKAFMEFMRTDKQFYLPNTEAGKAQYLAEAKAMIDNMKSRLDELFIVKPKADMIVKRVEAFREKSAGKAFYQQPAPDGSRPGVYYANLYDMEAMPTYQMEALAYHEGIPGHHMQIAIAQELEDMPKFRKFGGYTAYIEGWGLYSELVPKEMGLYEDPYSDFGRLAMELWRACRLVVDTGIHAMKWTRQEGIDYYVNNTPNAKSDAVKMVERHIVMPSQATAYKVGMLKILELREAAKKELGDKFDIREFHDVVLKNGPVPLNVLESFVDEWVASKKG
- the hemW gene encoding radical SAM family heme chaperone HemW produces the protein MKLPPLSLYVHVPWCVQKCPYCDFNSHGKKGDIPETEYIQHLLHDIKADLHYVQGRKLSSIFIGGGTPSLLSGEAYRYLLTEIEALIGFEDDIEVTLEANPGTVETDRFKHYVEAGINRISIGVQSLQQEKLTQLGRIHGEQEALNAAQEAHQAGLNSFNLDLMHGLPNQSVSDALSDLEKAIAMAPPHLSWYQLTIEPNTQFASKPPVLPEDETLWDIQEQGQALLAEHGYQQYEISGYAKAGFQCRHNLNYWQFGDYLGIGCGAHGKITLPEQQQILRTVKVKHPRGYMDLSKPYLYEQWHVASDDRPFEFFMNVFRLKTAASKQQFIDYTGLELSAIATQIAEAVDKGLIEETNDSWLVTNKGHRYLNDLLELFV